A single genomic interval of Ramlibacter sp. harbors:
- a CDS encoding ABC transporter ATP-binding protein — protein MTTASPTALVECRHLSFGYGARPILDDLTLTVPRGKVTALMGASGGGKTTVLRLIGGQVRAQKGEMLFDGQEVATLDPAGLYAARRRMGMLFQFGALFTDLSVFDNVAFPLREHTSLSESLVRDVVLMKLNAVGLRGARDLMPSEISGGMARRVALARAIALDPELIMYDEPFAGLDPISLGTAAQLIRRLNDTLGITSIVVSHDLEETFHIADQVIILGNGRVLAQGTPDEVRRSDDPLVQQFVHAQPDGPVRFHYPGPTVAEDFGAGLPS, from the coding sequence ATGACCACAGCCTCGCCGACCGCCCTGGTCGAATGCCGCCACCTGAGCTTCGGCTATGGCGCGCGTCCGATCCTGGATGACCTCACGCTGACCGTGCCGCGCGGCAAGGTCACGGCCCTGATGGGCGCGTCTGGCGGCGGCAAGACCACGGTGCTGCGCCTGATCGGCGGCCAGGTCCGGGCCCAGAAGGGCGAGATGCTGTTTGACGGGCAGGAGGTCGCCACCCTCGACCCCGCCGGCCTGTACGCGGCGCGGCGCCGCATGGGCATGCTGTTCCAGTTCGGCGCGCTGTTCACCGACCTCAGCGTGTTTGACAACGTGGCGTTTCCGCTGCGCGAGCACACCAGCCTGTCGGAAAGCCTGGTGCGCGACGTGGTCCTCATGAAGCTCAACGCGGTGGGCCTGCGTGGCGCGCGCGACCTGATGCCCAGCGAGATCTCGGGCGGCATGGCCCGCCGCGTGGCGCTGGCGCGGGCCATCGCGCTGGACCCCGAGCTGATCATGTACGACGAACCTTTCGCCGGCCTGGACCCGATCTCCCTGGGCACCGCGGCCCAGCTGATCCGCCGCCTCAACGACACGCTGGGCATCACCAGCATCGTGGTCTCGCACGACCTTGAGGAAACCTTCCACATCGCCGACCAGGTGATCATCCTGGGCAATGGCCGGGTGCTGGCCCAGGGCACGCCCGACGAGGTCCGCCGCAGCGACGACCCGCTGGTGCAGCAGTTCGTCCATGCCCAGCCCGATGGGCCGGTGCGCTTTCATTACCCGGGGCCCACGGTGGCTGAGGACTTTGGCGCGGGGTTGCCGTCATGA
- the mlaE gene encoding lipid asymmetry maintenance ABC transporter permease subunit MlaE yields MSPFSPAHLGFAVRRKLADLGLGARLFLRLVALAGPTLRRFSLVRDQIHFLGNYSLAIIAVSGLFVGFVLGLQGYYTLQRYGSSEALGLLVALGLVRELGPVVTALLFAGRAGTSLTAEIGLMKAGEQLSAMEMMAVDPVRRILAPRFWAGVITMPLLAAVFSAVGILGGWAVGVLLIGVDPGAFWSQMQGGVDVWKDVGNGVIKSFVFGVTVTFIALLQGFEAQATPEGVSRATTRTVVVASLSVLGLDFLLTAMMFSI; encoded by the coding sequence ATGAGTCCCTTTTCCCCCGCCCATCTGGGTTTCGCGGTGCGCCGCAAGCTGGCCGATCTCGGGCTTGGCGCGCGCCTGTTCCTCAGGCTGGTGGCGCTCGCGGGCCCGACGCTGCGTCGCTTCAGCCTGGTACGTGACCAGATCCACTTCCTGGGCAATTACTCGCTGGCCATCATCGCGGTGTCGGGCCTGTTCGTCGGCTTCGTGCTGGGCCTGCAGGGTTACTACACGCTGCAGCGCTACGGCTCCTCCGAGGCCCTGGGCCTGCTGGTCGCGCTCGGGCTGGTGCGGGAACTGGGCCCGGTGGTCACCGCGCTGCTGTTCGCCGGGCGCGCCGGGACCTCGCTCACGGCCGAAATCGGTCTCATGAAGGCGGGCGAGCAGCTCAGCGCCATGGAAATGATGGCGGTGGACCCGGTGCGCCGCATCCTCGCGCCGCGTTTCTGGGCCGGTGTCATCACCATGCCGCTGCTGGCCGCGGTCTTCAGCGCGGTCGGCATCCTGGGCGGCTGGGCCGTCGGGGTGCTGCTGATCGGCGTCGACCCCGGGGCGTTCTGGAGCCAGATGCAGGGCGGCGTGGATGTCTGGAAGGACGTCGGCAACGGCGTCATCAAGAGTTTTGTCTTTGGCGTGACCGTGACCTTCATTGCCTTGCTGCAGGGCTTCGAGGCCCAGGCCACGCCCGAGGGCGTGTCGCGCGCCACCACCCGCACCGTGGTGGTGGCGTCGTTGTCGGTCCTGGGGCTGGACTTCCTGCTCACCGCCATGATGTTCAGCATTTAG
- the mlaD gene encoding outer membrane lipid asymmetry maintenance protein MlaD codes for MERSKNDVWVGLFVLIGGAALLFLALQSANLLSLSFQSTYKVTALFDNIGGLKRQAAVKSSGVVVGRVDSISFDDKTFRARVTLALETQYVFPRDSSLKILTSGLLGEQYIGIEAGASEKNLAAGDTIGSTQSAVVLENLIGQFLYNKAADGGTSSGATGKK; via the coding sequence ATGGAACGCTCCAAGAATGATGTCTGGGTTGGCCTGTTTGTCCTGATCGGGGGCGCGGCGCTGCTGTTCCTGGCCCTGCAGTCGGCCAACCTGCTGAGCCTGAGTTTCCAGTCCACCTACAAGGTCACGGCGCTGTTCGACAACATTGGCGGGCTCAAGCGCCAGGCCGCCGTGAAAAGCTCGGGCGTGGTGGTCGGCCGCGTGGACTCGATCAGCTTTGACGACAAGACCTTCCGCGCCCGGGTGACGCTGGCGCTGGAAACTCAATACGTGTTTCCCAGGGACAGTTCGCTCAAGATCCTCACCAGCGGCCTGCTCGGCGAGCAGTACATCGGCATCGAGGCCGGCGCCTCCGAGAAAAATCTGGCGGCTGGCGATACCATTGGCTCCACGCAGTCGGCCGTGGTGCTGGAAAACCTGATTGGCCAGTTCCTCTACAACAAGGCGGCGGACGGCGGAACCTCTTCAGGGGCAACCGGAAAAAAATGA
- a CDS encoding VacJ family lipoprotein — MKTNSSWADAPGRARVAGVLALLCLTLLATGCASGSRATARDPLEPLNRKVAQFNDGADAIVLKPLATAYREVAPPMVRTGVSNFFGNLRDLWSSVNSALQFKAQNAAENFMRFNVNTFFGLGGILDVASELNIDRHREDFGQTLGRWGVPAGPYVVLPLLGPSTLRDTVALTFDNQADPVSRIDPTSARYSVYTLRAVDIRSNLLRASSVLDDAALDKYTFVRDVYLQRRRAEIDERRSEYPGDDDDGKAEKAQ; from the coding sequence ATGAAAACAAATTCTTCATGGGCTGACGCCCCGGGCCGGGCCCGCGTGGCGGGCGTCCTGGCGCTGCTGTGCCTGACCCTGCTGGCCACGGGCTGCGCCAGCGGCTCGCGCGCCACCGCGCGCGACCCGCTGGAGCCGTTGAACCGCAAGGTGGCCCAGTTCAACGATGGCGCCGATGCCATCGTCCTCAAGCCACTGGCCACGGCCTACCGCGAGGTGGCCCCGCCGATGGTGCGTACCGGGGTCAGCAACTTCTTCGGCAACCTGCGCGACCTGTGGTCGTCGGTCAACAGCGCCCTGCAGTTCAAGGCCCAGAACGCGGCCGAGAACTTCATGCGCTTCAATGTCAACACCTTCTTCGGCCTCGGGGGCATCCTGGACGTTGCCAGTGAATTGAACATTGACCGGCACCGCGAGGACTTCGGCCAGACCCTGGGCCGCTGGGGCGTGCCGGCGGGCCCTTACGTGGTCTTGCCGCTGCTCGGGCCCTCGACGCTGCGCGACACGGTGGCGCTGACGTTTGACAACCAGGCCGACCCGGTCAGCCGGATCGACCCCACCTCGGCGCGCTACAGCGTCTACACCCTGCGCGCGGTCGATATCCGGTCGAATTTGCTGCGCGCCAGTTCGGTGCTGGACGATGCCGCGCTCGACAAATACACCTTCGTGCGCGACGTTTACCTGCAGCGGCGCCGCGCCGAGATTGACGAAAGGCGCAGTGAGTACCCGGGCGATGACGACGACGGGAAAGCCGAAAAAGCCCAATGA
- a CDS encoding ABC transporter substrate-binding protein: MKRRTLGQLAAALLAGAMMVGAPWAHAADEAPDALIKRLSDEVLGTIKADTSVRAGDLDKIIALVDSKIMPNVNFQRMTASAVGPAWRQATPAQKQQLQDEFKTLLVRTYSGALAQVNDQTISVKPLRASPTDEEVTVRTEIRGRGDPIQLDYRLEKTAGQGAGWKIYNLNVLGVWLMETYRSQFAQEINAKGIDGLIATLVARNKSNAARKG; encoded by the coding sequence ATGAAAAGACGAACCCTGGGACAACTGGCCGCGGCCCTGCTGGCGGGCGCCATGATGGTGGGCGCCCCCTGGGCCCATGCCGCCGACGAAGCCCCTGACGCCCTCATCAAGCGCCTGTCGGACGAGGTGCTGGGCACCATCAAGGCCGACACCTCGGTGCGCGCAGGCGACCTGGACAAGATCATTGCGCTGGTTGACAGCAAGATCATGCCCAACGTCAACTTCCAGCGCATGACCGCATCGGCCGTGGGTCCGGCCTGGCGCCAGGCCACGCCGGCGCAAAAGCAGCAATTGCAGGACGAATTCAAGACCCTGCTGGTGCGCACCTACTCGGGCGCGCTGGCCCAGGTCAACGACCAGACCATTTCGGTCAAGCCGCTGCGCGCCAGCCCCACGGACGAGGAAGTGACCGTGCGCACCGAAATCCGGGGCCGCGGCGACCCGATCCAGCTCGACTACCGGCTCGAGAAGACGGCCGGGCAGGGGGCTGGCTGGAAAATCTACAACCTCAACGTGCTCGGCGTCTGGCTCATGGAAACCTACCGCAGCCAGTTCGCCCAGGAAATCAACGCCAAGGGCATTGACGGCCTGATCGCCACACTGGTGGCGCGCAACAAGAGCAACGCGGCCCGCAAGGGCTGA
- a CDS encoding STAS domain-containing protein: MLVLPAELTHEQASACSRMLVQALRSEPASEVVADAAPLQRFDSSALAVLLECRRESLLLQKTFAVRALPERLRDLAALYGVAELLPSPV, encoded by the coding sequence ATGCTCGTGTTGCCCGCTGAACTCACGCATGAGCAGGCCTCGGCCTGCTCGCGCATGCTGGTCCAGGCCCTGCGCAGCGAACCGGCGTCCGAGGTGGTGGCCGATGCCGCGCCGCTGCAGCGCTTCGACTCCTCGGCGCTGGCGGTGTTGCTGGAGTGCCGGCGCGAGAGCCTGCTGCTGCAAAAGACCTTTGCCGTGCGGGCGCTGCCCGAGCGCCTGCGCGACCTGGCCGCGCTGTACGGCGTGGCCGAACTGCTGCCCTCACCCGTTTGA
- a CDS encoding ABC transporter ATP-binding protein, protein MPAIAFQSVSKSFSSPKGPLQALDRVSFDIEEGEFFGLLGPNGAGKTTLISILAGLARASGGQVKVRGFDVQADYAQARRQLGVVPQELVFDPFFTVREALRIQSGYFGVKNNGAWIDELLDSLGLADKASSNMRQLSGGMKRRVLVAQALVHKPPVIVLDEPTAGVDVELRQTLWQFIARLNKQGHTVLLTTHYLEEAEALCSRVAMLKQGRVVALERTSELLKKASSNVLRFKIDSELPEALRTVVRITGRIVQFPAHNAHEIEQFLAAVREAGLQAEDVEIRKADLEDVFLEVMAEKTAGVPDPGDHAHAPAPADVALVDALDEAPHA, encoded by the coding sequence ATGCCCGCGATCGCCTTCCAGTCCGTCTCCAAATCCTTTTCGTCGCCCAAGGGCCCGCTGCAGGCCCTGGACCGGGTGTCCTTTGACATCGAAGAGGGCGAATTCTTTGGCCTGCTGGGCCCCAACGGCGCCGGCAAAACCACCCTGATCAGCATTCTGGCGGGCCTGGCGCGCGCCAGCGGTGGCCAGGTCAAGGTCCGCGGCTTTGACGTGCAGGCCGACTATGCCCAGGCCCGGCGCCAGCTGGGCGTGGTGCCGCAGGAACTGGTGTTTGACCCGTTCTTCACCGTGCGCGAGGCCTTGCGCATCCAGTCGGGCTACTTCGGCGTGAAGAACAACGGGGCCTGGATCGACGAACTGCTGGACAGCCTGGGGCTGGCCGACAAGGCCTCGTCCAACATGCGCCAGCTTTCGGGCGGCATGAAGCGGCGCGTACTGGTGGCGCAGGCCCTGGTGCACAAGCCGCCGGTCATCGTGCTCGACGAACCCACCGCGGGCGTGGATGTGGAGTTGCGCCAGACGCTGTGGCAGTTCATCGCCCGGCTCAACAAACAAGGCCACACGGTGCTGCTGACCACCCATTACCTCGAAGAGGCCGAGGCCCTGTGCTCGCGCGTGGCCATGCTCAAGCAGGGCCGCGTGGTGGCGCTGGAGCGCACCAGCGAGCTGCTCAAGAAGGCCTCCAGCAATGTGCTGCGCTTCAAGATCGACAGCGAGCTGCCCGAGGCGCTGCGCACCGTGGTCCGGATCACGGGCCGCATCGTCCAGTTCCCGGCGCACAACGCCCACGAGATCGAGCAGTTCCTCGCGGCGGTGCGCGAGGCCGGCCTGCAGGCCGAGGACGTGGAGATTCGCAAGGCCGACCTGGAAGACGTGTTCCTCGAGGTCATGGCTGAAAAAACCGCTGGCGTTCCCGACCCGGGCGACCACGCCCATGCCCCGGCGCCGGCCGATGTGGCGCTGGTGGACGCCCTTGATGAGGCGCCCCACGCATGA
- a CDS encoding ABC transporter permease: MTGWQTLLYKEILRFWKVGFQTVAAPVLTALLYLMIFGHVLQDHVKVYDTLSYTAFLVPGLVMMSVLQNAFANSSSSIVQSKIMGSLVFLLLTPLSHWSWFVAYVGSSIVRGLVVGAGVLVVTTAFAHLSFVAPLWILVFAVLGAAMLGSLGLIAGLWAEKFDQMAAFQNFVIMPMTFLSGVFYSIHSLPAFWQGVSHLNPFFYMIDGFRYGFFGVSDVSPWLSLGIVGAALAVVGSIAVHLLRIGYKIRG; this comes from the coding sequence ATGACCGGCTGGCAGACCCTGCTGTACAAGGAAATCCTGCGCTTCTGGAAGGTGGGGTTCCAGACCGTGGCCGCGCCCGTGCTCACGGCGCTGCTGTACCTGATGATCTTTGGCCATGTGCTGCAGGACCATGTGAAGGTCTATGACACGCTGAGCTACACGGCCTTTCTGGTGCCGGGCCTGGTCATGATGAGCGTGCTGCAGAACGCGTTTGCCAACAGCTCGTCGTCAATTGTCCAGAGCAAGATCATGGGCAGCCTGGTGTTCCTGCTGCTCACGCCGCTGTCGCACTGGAGCTGGTTCGTGGCCTATGTGGGTTCGTCGATCGTGCGCGGGCTGGTGGTGGGGGCGGGGGTGCTGGTGGTCACCACGGCGTTTGCGCACCTGAGCTTTGTGGCGCCGCTGTGGATCCTGGTGTTTGCGGTGCTCGGGGCCGCCATGCTCGGCTCGCTGGGGCTGATCGCCGGCCTGTGGGCCGAAAAGTTCGACCAGATGGCAGCCTTCCAGAATTTCGTGATCATGCCCATGACGTTCCTGTCGGGCGTGTTCTATTCCATCCATTCGCTGCCGGCCTTCTGGCAGGGCGTCAGCCACCTGAACCCGTTCTTCTACATGATCGACGGCTTCCGCTACGGTTTCTTCGGGGTCAGTGACGTCTCGCCCTGGCTCAGCCTGGGCATTGTCGGCGCCGCGCTCGCAGTGGTGGGCAGCATCGCCGTCCATTTACTCCGGATCGGCTACAAGATCCGCGGGTAG
- a CDS encoding BolA family transcriptional regulator, which produces MTAEELTSIIASGLPCEHLELEGDGRHWYATIVSAEFEGKRLIQRHQRVYATLGAKMHTDEVHALSMKTHTPAEWAALPK; this is translated from the coding sequence ATGACCGCTGAAGAACTCACCTCCATCATTGCCTCCGGCCTGCCTTGCGAGCACCTTGAACTCGAGGGCGACGGCCGCCACTGGTACGCCACCATCGTCTCGGCGGAATTTGAAGGCAAGCGCCTGATCCAGCGGCACCAGCGGGTCTATGCCACGCTCGGTGCGAAAATGCATACCGACGAGGTGCACGCCCTGTCGATGAAAACCCACACGCCGGCCGAATGGGCGGCGCTACCCAAATAA
- the murA gene encoding UDP-N-acetylglucosamine 1-carboxyvinyltransferase, with protein sequence MDKLLIRGGRQLHGEVRISGAKNAALPELCAALLTADPVTLTNVPRLQDVQTMLKLIRNMGVSAERDDDGTVRINASQLSSPEAPYELVKTMRASVLALGPLLARFGEATVSLPGGCAIGSRPVDQHIKGLQAMGADIVVEHGYMIAKLPQGRTRLKGARITTDMVTVTGTENFLMAAALAEGETVLENAAQEPEIPDLAEMLIRMGARIEGHGTSRIRIQGVDALHGCSHPVVADRIEAGTFLCAVAAAGGKVFLRHGRADHLDAVIEKLREAGAIVTAAPDGIHVEASGRLKAQSFRTTEYPGFPTDMQAQFMALNVVAEGASKVTETIFENRFMHVNEMVRLGAHIQTDGKVAVIEGVPKLSGATVMATDLRASASLVIAGLVAEGETLVDRIYHLDRGYDQMESKLRGIGADIERLK encoded by the coding sequence ATGGACAAGCTATTGATTCGCGGGGGGCGGCAGCTCCACGGCGAGGTCCGGATTTCCGGCGCCAAGAACGCGGCCCTGCCCGAGCTGTGCGCCGCGCTGCTCACTGCCGACCCAGTGACGCTGACCAACGTGCCGCGGCTGCAGGACGTGCAGACCATGCTCAAGCTGATCCGCAACATGGGCGTGAGCGCCGAGCGCGATGACGACGGCACCGTGCGCATCAATGCCAGCCAGCTCAGCTCGCCCGAGGCGCCCTACGAACTGGTCAAGACCATGCGCGCCTCGGTGCTGGCGCTGGGCCCGCTGCTGGCGCGCTTTGGCGAGGCCACGGTGTCGCTGCCCGGGGGCTGCGCCATCGGCTCGCGGCCCGTGGACCAGCACATCAAGGGGCTGCAGGCCATGGGCGCGGACATCGTGGTCGAGCACGGCTACATGATCGCCAAGCTGCCGCAGGGCCGCACGCGGCTGAAGGGCGCGCGCATCACCACTGACATGGTCACGGTCACCGGCACCGAGAACTTCCTGATGGCCGCCGCACTGGCCGAGGGCGAGACCGTCCTGGAGAACGCCGCCCAGGAGCCCGAGATCCCCGACCTGGCCGAGATGCTGATCCGCATGGGCGCCAGGATCGAGGGCCACGGCACCAGCCGCATCCGCATCCAGGGCGTGGACGCGCTGCATGGCTGCAGCCACCCGGTGGTGGCCGACCGCATCGAGGCCGGCACCTTCCTGTGCGCCGTGGCCGCCGCCGGTGGCAAGGTGTTCCTGCGCCATGGCCGGGCCGATCATCTGGACGCCGTGATCGAGAAGCTGCGCGAGGCCGGCGCCATCGTCACCGCGGCCCCTGACGGCATTCACGTCGAGGCCTCGGGCCGGCTCAAGGCGCAATCGTTCCGCACCACCGAGTACCCGGGCTTCCCGACCGACATGCAGGCCCAGTTCATGGCGCTCAATGTGGTGGCCGAGGGCGCGTCCAAGGTCACCGAAACCATTTTTGAAAACCGCTTCATGCACGTCAACGAGATGGTCCGCCTGGGCGCCCATATCCAGACCGATGGCAAGGTGGCGGTGATTGAAGGCGTGCCCAAGCTCTCGGGCGCCACGGTCATGGCCACCGACCTGCGGGCCTCGGCCAGCCTGGTGATTGCGGGCCTGGTGGCCGAGGGCGAGACGCTGGTGGACCGCATCTACCACCTGGACCGCGGCTACGACCAGATGGAATCCAAACTGCGCGGCATCGGTGCCGACATTGAAAGACTGAAATGA
- a CDS encoding ATP phosphoribosyltransferase produces the protein MITLALSKGRIFDETLPLLKAAGIEVLEDPEKSRKLILTTNQPDVRVVLVRATDVPTYVQYGGADLGVTGLDTLIEHGKDWGGGASSAGLYQPLDLQIAKCRVSVAVRADFDYASAVRQGSRLRVATKYVGIAREFFAAKGVHVDLIKLYGSMELAPLTGLADAIVDLVSTGGTLKANHLIEVERIMDISSRLVVNQAALKLKQQPIRRIIDAFAGAVGKGQAL, from the coding sequence ATGATCACGCTGGCCTTGTCCAAGGGGCGCATTTTTGACGAGACCCTGCCGCTGCTCAAGGCCGCGGGCATCGAGGTGCTTGAAGACCCCGAAAAGTCACGCAAGCTGATCCTGACCACCAACCAGCCCGACGTGCGCGTGGTGCTGGTGCGCGCCACCGACGTGCCCACCTATGTGCAGTACGGCGGCGCCGACCTGGGCGTGACCGGGCTGGACACGCTGATCGAGCATGGCAAGGACTGGGGCGGTGGCGCCAGCAGCGCGGGCCTGTACCAGCCGCTGGACCTGCAGATCGCCAAGTGCCGCGTGAGCGTGGCGGTGCGCGCCGACTTTGACTACGCCAGCGCGGTGCGGCAAGGCTCGCGCCTGCGCGTGGCCACCAAATACGTGGGCATTGCCCGCGAGTTCTTTGCGGCCAAGGGCGTGCACGTGGACCTGATCAAGCTGTACGGCAGCATGGAACTGGCCCCCCTCACGGGCCTGGCCGACGCCATCGTGGACTTGGTCTCGACCGGAGGCACGCTCAAGGCCAACCACCTGATCGAGGTCGAACGCATCATGGACATCAGCTCGCGGCTGGTGGTCAACCAGGCGGCGCTCAAGCTCAAGCAGCAACCCATCCGCCGCATCATCGACGCCTTTGCCGGCGCCGTGGGCAAGGGTCAGGCGCTATGA
- the hisD gene encoding histidinol dehydrogenase, translated as MSFVARPARLVTTSGTFEADFQARLHWAADTDAAIEQRVADILADVRQRGDAAVLDYTARFDGLQAASVADLELTQDDFKAAFEALPAAQREALQSAARRVRSYHEAQKQASGESWQYRDADGTLLGQKVTPLDRAGIYVPGGKAAYPSSLIMNAVPAHVAGVAEIIMVVPTPVRGSVATGGTGATTASRGERNELVLAAAWVAGVTRAFTVGGAQAVAALAYGTATIPKVDKITGPGNAYVAAAKRRVFGTVGIDMIAGPSEILVLADGTTPPDWVAMDLFSQAEHDELAQSILLCPDAAYIDRVQAEIDRLLPEMPRAAIIAKSLNDRGALIHTRSMEEACEISNRIAPEHLEVSSRDPHRWEPLLRHAGAIFLGAFTSESLGDYCAGPNHVLPTSGTARFSSPLGVYDFQKRSSLIEVSEAGAQTLGVIAAELAYGEGLQAHARAAEMRLKR; from the coding sequence ATGAGTTTTGTAGCTAGACCTGCCCGGCTGGTAACGACTTCCGGCACTTTTGAGGCGGATTTCCAGGCCCGGCTGCATTGGGCGGCCGACACCGACGCCGCCATCGAGCAGCGCGTGGCCGACATCCTGGCCGATGTGCGCCAGCGCGGCGACGCCGCGGTGCTCGACTACACCGCGCGCTTTGACGGCCTTCAGGCCGCCAGCGTGGCCGATCTGGAGCTCACCCAGGACGACTTCAAGGCGGCGTTCGAGGCCCTGCCCGCGGCCCAGCGCGAGGCGCTGCAGTCCGCGGCGCGCCGCGTGCGCAGCTACCACGAGGCCCAGAAGCAGGCCAGTGGCGAGAGCTGGCAGTACCGCGATGCGGATGGCACCCTGCTGGGCCAGAAGGTCACGCCACTGGACCGCGCGGGCATCTATGTGCCGGGCGGCAAGGCCGCCTATCCGTCCAGCCTGATCATGAATGCCGTGCCGGCCCATGTGGCGGGTGTGGCCGAGATCATCATGGTCGTGCCCACGCCGGTGCGCGGCAGCGTGGCCACGGGCGGCACCGGCGCCACCACGGCCAGCCGCGGCGAGCGCAACGAGCTGGTGCTGGCCGCCGCCTGGGTGGCGGGCGTGACCCGTGCCTTCACCGTGGGCGGCGCGCAGGCCGTGGCGGCGCTGGCCTATGGCACGGCCACCATTCCCAAGGTCGACAAGATCACCGGCCCCGGCAATGCCTATGTGGCGGCCGCCAAGCGCCGCGTCTTTGGCACCGTGGGCATTGACATGATTGCCGGCCCCAGCGAGATCCTGGTGCTGGCCGACGGCACCACGCCGCCCGACTGGGTGGCCATGGACCTGTTCAGCCAGGCCGAGCACGACGAGCTGGCGCAGAGCATCCTGCTGTGCCCCGACGCCGCCTACATCGACCGCGTGCAGGCCGAGATCGACCGGCTGCTGCCTGAGATGCCGCGCGCCGCCATCATCGCCAAGAGCCTGAACGACCGCGGCGCGCTGATCCACACGCGCAGCATGGAAGAAGCCTGCGAGATCAGCAACCGGATCGCGCCCGAGCACCTGGAGGTCTCCAGCCGCGACCCGCACCGCTGGGAGCCGCTGCTGCGCCACGCGGGCGCGATTTTCCTCGGCGCCTTCACCAGCGAGAGCCTGGGCGACTACTGCGCCGGCCCCAACCACGTGCTGCCCACCTCGGGCACGGCGCGCTTTTCCAGCCCGCTGGGGGTCTACGATTTCCAGAAGCGCAGCAGCCTGATCGAGGTCAGTGAGGCCGGAGCGCAGACGCTGGGCGTGATCGCCGCTGAACTGGCCTACGGCGAAGGCCTGCAGGCACACGCCCGCGCCGCGGAAATGAGGCTCAAGCGATGA
- a CDS encoding histidinol-phosphate transaminase, producing MAPEATAASVAQRVFRQDVQSMHAYAVQPSAGLLKMDAMENPYRLPPDLQAHLGQRLGALALNRYPGERGNDLRAALARHAQMPEGFDLMLGNGSDELISLLALACDVPGAAILAPVPGFVMYAMSAQLQGLKFIGVDLTPDFELDEAAMLAAIRAQRPAIVYLAYPNNPTANLWDDAVIERIVQAQGAQGGLVVMDEAYQPFASRSYIDRIGRHGHVLLMRTLSKFGLAGVRLGYLMGPQALVAQIDKVRPPYNISVLNCECALFALEHADVFAGQAAQLRGERTRLLAALAALPGVKVWPSDANMVLLRVPDAAKTFDGMRARGVLVKNVSKMHPLLAHCLRLTVGTADENTQMLAALEASL from the coding sequence ATGGCGCCTGAAGCCACCGCGGCCAGCGTCGCGCAGCGCGTGTTCCGCCAGGACGTGCAGTCCATGCATGCCTACGCGGTCCAGCCCTCGGCGGGCCTGCTCAAGATGGATGCGATGGAGAACCCCTACCGCCTTCCGCCCGACCTGCAGGCCCATCTGGGGCAGCGCCTGGGCGCGCTGGCCCTGAACCGCTACCCCGGCGAGCGCGGCAACGACCTGCGCGCCGCGCTGGCCCGCCATGCGCAGATGCCCGAGGGCTTTGACCTGATGCTGGGCAACGGCTCGGACGAACTGATCTCCTTGCTGGCGCTGGCCTGCGACGTGCCGGGCGCCGCCATCCTGGCCCCGGTGCCGGGCTTTGTGATGTACGCGATGAGCGCGCAGCTGCAGGGGCTGAAATTCATCGGCGTGGATCTCACGCCCGATTTCGAGCTTGACGAGGCCGCCATGCTCGCGGCCATCCGCGCCCAGCGCCCGGCCATTGTTTACCTGGCCTACCCCAACAACCCGACCGCCAACCTCTGGGACGACGCCGTGATCGAGCGCATCGTCCAGGCCCAGGGCGCGCAGGGCGGGCTGGTGGTCATGGATGAGGCCTACCAGCCGTTCGCCAGCCGCAGCTACATCGACCGCATCGGCCGCCACGGCCATGTGCTGCTGATGCGCACGCTCAGCAAGTTCGGGCTGGCCGGGGTGCGGCTGGGCTACCTCATGGGCCCGCAGGCCCTGGTGGCGCAGATCGACAAGGTGCGCCCGCCCTACAACATCAGCGTGCTCAACTGCGAATGCGCTCTGTTTGCGCTCGAGCATGCCGACGTGTTTGCCGGCCAGGCCGCGCAGCTGCGCGGCGAGCGCACGCGCCTGCTGGCCGCCCTGGCCGCCTTGCCCGGCGTCAAGGTCTGGCCCAGCGACGCCAACATGGTGCTGCTGCGCGTGCCCGACGCGGCGAAAACCTTCGACGGCATGCGCGCGCGCGGCGTGCTGGTCAAGAACGTTTCTAAAATGCACCCATTGCTGGCCCACTGCCTGCGCCTGACCGTCGGGACCGCTGACGAGAACACGCAGATGCTGGCCGCGCTGGAAGCCTCCCTATGA